Below is a window of bacterium DNA.
ATGCACGTGAAGCGGGCCTCCGCCGCCCGGCCCGACGGTTTCTTCAAGTACGGCAAACGCACCATCCGTATCCTCACCGGAGGCCTTCACGAGCACGGGTCGATCCGGATCCCGTTCGAACTTCTTCCCTACTCCCGGCAACACGAAGTATCCGTCCCTACCGGTGGTCACTGTGCACCCCCGCGTATTTCATGGCAAACTAATTAACCAGGCGCCTCCCGTCCGTCTGGCGGCCGTGGGCCCGCAGGAACGACACGCCCCACCCGATCAAGACGAGCGCGGCCATCTGCCCCCAGGTGAAGAACACGACGGTTCGGTCTTCGCTCCGTAAAAGGTCGAGGAGGAACCGCAGGGCGGACGAGGCGACGATGGCCGACCAGAAGAGGTAGCCGTCAAACGGACGCCGGCCCGCCGCCCCGACGACCCACGCGAGGATCAGGATGGTCCCGATCATCTCATACAACTGGACCGGATGGCGGGGGCCGCCGGGGATCCCCGGGAAGACGATCCCCCACGGCAGCGACGTCGGATCGCCGTAGAGCTCGCCGTTCATGAAGTTGCCCCACCGCACGAGGATGATTACGAGCAGCATCGCCGGTGCGATCGCGTCCGTCATCCGCCACACCGGGACCTTGTGACGAGGACACCACCAGGCCAGGAAGATCAGGCCGAAGGCGATGGCCCCGTGCGAAGCCAGCCCGGCGTAGGGCGG
It encodes the following:
- a CDS encoding prolipoprotein diacylglyceryl transferase, whose product is MLLKVGPFVLRWYGAMMGLGLFLSIPVTAHFGEMFGIARHLIVDSLSFPFLVTALVGARVGYVVSHPQDFAGDPLAIVRPPYAGLASHGAIAFGLIFLAWWCPRHKVPVWRMTDAIAPAMLLVIILVRWGNFMNGELYGDPTSLPWGIVFPGIPGGPRHPVQLYEMIGTILILAWVVGAAGRRPFDGYLFWSAIVASSALRFLLDLLRSEDRTVVFFTWGQMAALVLIGWGVSFLRAHGRQTDGRRLVN